In the Alphaproteobacteria bacterium genome, GCGAAGCTGACCTATCTCGGGTCGGCGCATCTCATGGATCATGTCGATCGCGTGAACTTCACCGAAGATCAGCAGCGGCTGCTCGGCGGGATCGCCGATCCCCTGACCAATGAATCGGCGCGCGACATGATCGTGGGACGCCAGTTCCGGCGCGATGTGTTCGTGAAAGGCTTCACCCGCCTCGCCACGCTGGCCGAGCGTGAGCGATGGTTGCAGATGCGCCTGGTCCTCTCGAACCCTGCGAAGGATGTTTCGCTCACGTTCGAGACGCCGCTTGGAACGCTTCAGCTTCGCCCCGAAATCTATCGTCCGGTCATCGACGCGCTTGCCGAGGGGCCGGTCACGGTGCGCGAGCTGATCGAGCGTCTCCCCGGCGGGAAACTGGAATGGGGCTCGTTGACCGATGCCATCAAGGTGCTGGTCGGTCGCGGGGACCTGCAGGTCGCGTTACCGGCGGAGCATGAGGCGGAGCGCGCGCAGGCAGCGCAAGCATTTAACACCGTCGTGATGGGGCGTGCGAAAGAGCAGGCGCCGCTCGCCTACCTCGCGTCTCCGGTGACCGGCGGAGGCATCCAGGTCGGCCCGTTCACGCAGCTTTATTTGCATGCAAAGCGCAAGGGCGTGGCTGACCCGATTACATTGATTGCGAATTTTGCGGCGGCGAGCGGAAGGCCTTTCGAGAAGGACGGCAAGGCGCTCTCGCCGGAAGAGGCGCGTGGCGAACTTGCCGCCAAGGCCGCGCACATCGACGCGCATGTCGTGCCGCTGCTCGGGCGGCTCGGGATCGTTTAGAGCATGATCCCGAAAAGTGGGAACCGGTTTTCGGAAAAGATCATGCTCAAACAGGAGGCGTTACAGCAGTGAGAAATCGTGCACGAGCTGCAGGATCTGATGGAGCGAATCGGAAGGGCCATGGCCGTGATCGTCGGGCGAGCCCGGCGCCTGGACGGCGGGCAGGAGGTTCGCGAGCTTGATGGAGTCGTCGCCGAGCAGCTTCAGATCCAGATCGAGCTTGTGCATGTCGGAATCGAGCTGCTGGAAATCTTTGGAACTCGTGAACACGATTTTTGCGAAATTGAGCGAGAGTGACTCGGTCGGCTGCGTTCCCTCCGATGTTGGAGCGAGATCCACCGAAATCTTGAGGAAGTCATTGCTCAGCGCTTTGAAGTCTGTTCCGATCGCCGTGTCGTCGGTGCCCAGCTTGTGGAGCGCGTCGTCGATTTTCAACGCACCAGCCTCGCTCAGCTTGAGGGCGCCGGAATCGATCTGTGCCAACTTGTAGTCCACCCCAAGCTTGAGGAAGTCGTCGCCGAGGCTGCTCAGGTTGCCGTCGATCTTGTGGAAGTCCGCCGACAGTGTCTGGAGGGCCGCGTTCGGGCTCTCGGTGTGCGTGTGGTCCAGCTTGAGGAAGTCCAGTCCGAGCTTGAACGTGTCGAAGCCGCTCAGCTTCAAATCGGTATCGAGCTTGAGGAAATCGTCGCCGAGCTTTGGAGAGCCTTGATCGGTCTCGACATTACCCACCGTTCCCGGTGTGAACTTGATGAACTGGTCGGCAAACTTGAGGAATGCGTCGTCGAACTTGTGCTGCGCCTCGTCGAGCTTGAGGAAACCGTCCCCGAGCTTGATGAAGTCCACTCCGAGCGTGTCAACGTCGTGCTTGATCGCAGCGTCTTCGAACTTCACGCCGGCAATGTGCTTGTGCTCGTTCACCTTCTGCGCATCGGCGATCAGGTCGAGAAACGAATCGCCGACCCGGTCGAAATCGGTCCCGAGCTTGATCAGCTGATGATCGAGCTTGTGAGCGAAATCTTCGCCGATGAAATCGATTTTATGAAAGATGTCGGAGGCCATGGGCTATCTCCGTATTCTTTATGCCAGCGATCCTCCGCCCCATCTGTGTCGAGAGTGTGACCGGGCGGAAGGCGCGAAGGTGCCGGCAATGCCGGAGAGCGGTCATCAATCCACGGTTTGACAATCAAATCCGCAGCGGCAAAGACGTAACAAGCCGGTCGTCGCCGGCGCGTCTCTCGCAAGGAGCGGTCGGTCGGCCGTCGGCTAAATGCCTCAAAACGTGAAGAAAGTCGTCCTCGCCTATTCGGGCGGGCTCGACACCTCGATCATCCTGAAGTGGCTGCAGCAGACCTACCGCGCCGAAGTCGTCACCTTCACGGCCGATCTCGGGCAGGGCGAGGAGCTCGGGCCCGCGCGCGACAAGGCGCTGCTGCTCGGCATCAAGCCGGAGAACATCTACATCGAGGACCTGCGGGAAGAGTTCGTGCGCGACTATGTGTTTCCGATGTTCCGGGCGAACACCGTCTACGAGGGGCAGTACCTGCTCGGGACTTCGATCGCGCGCCCGCTGATCGCCAGGAAGCAGATCGAGATCGCCGAGAAGGTCGGCGCGGACGCAGTGGCCCACGGGGCCACCGGCAAGGGCAACGATCAGGTGCGCTTCGAGCTGACCTATTACGCGCTCAAGCCCGACGTCACCGTGATCGCGCCGTGGCGCGAATGGGACCTCACCTCGCGCACCCGGCTGATCGAGTTCGCCGAACAGCATCAAATCCCGATCGCCAAGGACAAGCGCGGCGAAGCGCCGTTCTCGGTCGACGCGAATTTGCTGCACGCGTCATCGGAGGGAAAGGTGCTGGAAGACCCCGCGCAGGAGACACCCGACTACGTCTATTCGCGCACCGACGATCCCGAACATGCGCCGGACAAGCCGACCGTCATCGCGCTCGATTTCGAGCGCGGCGATGCGGTTGCGATCGACGGCAAGACGATGTCGCCCGCGACGCTGCTGACGAAGCTCAACGAGTTGGGAAAGGTGAACGGGATCGGCCGGCTCGATCTGGTCGAGAACCGCTTCGTCGGCATGAAGTCGCGCGGCATGTACGAGACGCCCGGCGGCACGATCCTGCTGGCGGCGCATCGCGGCATCGAGAGCATCACGCTCGATCGCGGCGCGGCGCATCTCAAAGACGAGCTGATGCCGAAATATGCCGAGCTCATCTACAACGGCTTCTGGTTCTCGCCCGAGCGCGAGATGCTGCAGGCCGCGATCGACCGATCCCAGGAGTTCGTCACCGGCCGCGTGCGGCTCAAGCTCTACAAGGGCTCGGTCGCAGTGATCGGGCGCGAGAGCCCGTATTCGCTCTACGACCAGGAACTCGTGACCTTCGAGCAAGGCGCGGTCGCCTACGATCACCGTGACGCGGCGGGCTTCATCAAGCTCAATGCATTGCGGCTGCGGACGCTGGGGCAGCGCAAGCGGAAACTGAAGCTCTGAAAGTTCCACGCTGCAGCGCATCCTTGACGTCTCGCGGTAGGATAATAATTCTCGATTCGTCGGGGTTTGGTGCACATCGTTCGCCGGAGCGAAGGATGAACGACCGTCTGGCAGGCCGCATGGGCATGCCGCGCGACGCGCTTCTGGCGGCGCAGGGCGCCACGTCGCCTGACGCCGAGACCATTCTTGGCGGCATCTCGGATGGAATCGTCGCACTCGATAACGAGTGGCGCCTCGTCTACGCCAACGCGGCGGCGACCCGCATCTGGGGCCGCGATCTCACGATGTTCATGGGCAAGTCGATCCACGATTCGCTCGGGATCGCGGAGGACAACAAGTTCCGCCTCGCCTACATGGCGTCCAAGCATAACGGCGAGCCGATCGCGTTCTCCGGCTACTCGGAGATCTTTGCCGCATGGGTCGATGTCCGCGGCTATCCCCACGCGGAGGGCTACATCGTCCTGTTCCGACCGGCCTCGCCGGACAGCCCGACGGTGCGGCGCACGGGGGAACGCGAACGGGAGGCGACGCGCTCGATCAATCAGCGCATTTTCGATACGTCGCTCGACCTGATCCTGGTGGTCGACCGGCAGGGCCATTTCTTGCGGGTCAGTCCGAGCGCGCGTGCGATCCTCGGCTACAAGCCCGACGACATGGTTGGCCGCAATGCGAAGGAGTTCGTCTACGCCGTCGATCTCGAAAACACGCGGGAGAATATGCGGCACGCCCGGCGTGGCAGGGATCCGCGCATCTTCGAGTGCCGCTATGTGCACAAGGACGGCCATCCGGTGCCGCTCACCTGGACCGGCATCTGGTCGGAGCCCGACGGGCAATATTTCTTCATCGGCCGCGACATGAGCGAGCGCGTTCTGCTCGAAAGCCAGCTGCGCCAGGCGCAGAAGATGGAGGCGGTCGGCCAGCTCACCGGCGGCGTCGCGCACGACTTCAACAACATCCTGACCGTCATCATCGGCATGACGGAGATTCTCGCGCAGGAGCTTGGCGCCAATCCGGAACTGGCGCCGATCGTCGCGGCCGTCGACGAAGCAGCGACGCGCGGCGCGCAGCTGACGCAGCGCATGCTCGCCTTCGCGCGCAAGCAGCCGCTGCAGGCGCGCAATCTCGATTTGAACGAGGTCGTCACGCGCACGGCCAGCATGCTGCATCGTGTGCTCGGGGAGGATGTCGCCCTCAAGTCCGTCCTTGCGGACGGCTTGTGGGAAGCCCTCGCCGATCCCTCGCAGGTCGAGGACGCAGTTCTCAATCTTGCCGTCAATGCGCGCGACGCGATGCCGAATGGCGGCGAGCTGGTGATCGAGACCTCGAATGCCGTGCTCGACGAAAACTATGCGGCGCAGAACGTCGAGGTGACGCCCGGCGAATACGTCGCGATATCGATCACGGATTCCGGCAACGGCATGCCGCCGGAGGTTCTGGAGCGGGTGTTCGAGCCGTTCTTCACCACCAAGGAGGTCGGCCGCGGCACGGGGCTGGGCTTGAGCATGGTCTACGGGTTCGCGAAGCAATCGCGCGGCCACGTGAAGATCTACAGCGAGGTCGGTCATGGGACGCGTGTGATGATCTATCTGCCGCGCGCCGCAGCAGCCGAGGAGGACGCGGAGACGGCACAGCCGGCGCGCGCCCATCCGATCGGGCGCGAGACGATCCTCGTGGTGGAGGACAGTCATGCGGTGCGCCGGGTCGCTGTGAAGATCCTGCAGGGCCTCGGCTATCAGGTCCGCGAAGCCGCGGATGGCCCAAGCGCGCTCGCCATTCTGCAGGAGCTGGGCGAGATCGACCTCTTGTTCACCGACCTGATCATGCCCAACGGCATCAGCGGGCAGGAGTTGCTGACGCGGGCTCGCGCGTTGCGGCCCGCGTTGAAAGCGCTGTTCACGTCCGGCTATTCGGCACAGTTCATCAAGGACAAGGGATCGACCGAAGAGGGCGTCGCGCTCCTGAGCAAGCCGTACCGCTCGCAGACGCTGGCGGAGGCCGTGCGCGCCGCGCTCGACGCTTAGAGCATGATCCCGAAAAGTGGGAACCGGTTTTCGGAAAAGATCATGCTCAAATAAAAAGCTGAAGCCCGACTCCGATTCAGCCAAGAACGATAGAGCTTACGCCGCGACCTGCTCGTCCTGCCGCGCCGGCGGCCGGTCGACCGCCATCGGCGTGGTGCGTTTCTTCGCCGAGTAGTACGAGGCGTTCTGGTCGCCGCGCAGCGCCTCGCGGGTGAACTGGATGAGGTGATAGCCCATGAACGCCGCGCCCATCATTCCGTCGATCTGACCGTGTTTCAGCGCGTGCTTGACCATACGCCAGAACGGTTTGCGGAAGTCCGACAGGATCATGAGATAGAGGACGACGCGCCACGCCATCACGGCGCCGAAGCGCAGGTTGTTCCAGGTGAGCTTGCCCTTCGCGGGCGTCACCTTGCGGTTCATATAGGTCGCTTCGACTTGATGGCGGAAGCGCTCGAACAGCTTTTCGGGATCGTTCGCGTAGGCAATCGAGCGGCGCCACATCGAGACGACGTCGTCGTGAGGGCGCAGGAACACGACATTGCTTTCACGCGAGTCGTCCGTGATCAGGCGCCCGTCGCGCTTGAGGCGATCCCATAGCGGTGTCTTGGGGAGCGCCTGCAACAGATTGATGGTCAGCATCGGGATCTGCGACAGGTCGATGAAGTCCTTCAGCCGCTGTTCGGTATCGGGCGTTTCGGAGTCGAGGCCCAGAATGATGCCGGAGGTGATTTCGAGGCCGTAGCTGTTGAGCGTCCTGATCGAGTCCAGCATCGGCACGGCGTTGTTGTGCCCTTTCTTGATTGCATCGAGCGCGTCTGCCTCGGGCGTCTCGATGCCGACGAACATGCCGACGAAGTTCGCTTCCTTCATCAGCGCGAGAATGTCCGTCTGCTTGGCGATGTTCAGCGTCGCCTCGCAGGCGAACATCACCGGATAGTGGTTGCGCTTCTGCCATTCGATGAGATGCGGCAGCATGTCCTTCGCGGCCTTGCGGTTGCCGATGAAATTGTCATCGACGAAGTAGAGCGTGGCCGGCGGGTTCGGCTGCGCGAAGATGAAATCGAGTTCGTCGACGATCTGCTGCGGCGACTTCATCCGCGGCTGGCGGCCGTAAAGGCCGGGGATGTCGCAGAATTCGCAAAGATAGGGGCATCCCGACGAGAACTGCACCGTGCCGAGCAGATAGCGGCCGAACGGCACCTTGTCGTAGGCCGGCAACGGAAACTCCGTGAGCGGCAGCCGCTCCGTCGTGTTGGCAATGACTTGCTGAGACGGGCGCGCGGTGCTCGCGTCGATCGCGCATACGATCTCATCGGTCGCGTCGCCCATCTCGCCGACGTGGAGATAGTCGATCTCCGGGTACATCTCGGGCGAGGCCGAGACCGAAGGCCCGCCGAGCACCACCGGCTTGCCGGCCGCGTGCGCGCGGCGCGCGATGTCGCGGATCTGCTCGGCCTGGATGTGCATGCCGGTGACCAGCACCACATCCGCCCACTGGAAATCTGCCTCGGTCGCCGGCGCGATGTTCTCGTCGATGAAGCGGACCGGCCAGCTTTCCGGCATGTAGGCGGCGATCAGCAGCAGGCCCTGCGGCGGCATGAAGGCCTTCACGCGGTACATCAGCTTGTAGGCATGCTGGAACGTGCCGAACGCGGGCGTGTAGATCGGGAACACGCAGAGGACGCGCCGTTTGTTTCGGACGGGCAGGGGGCACTTCATTCCAGTCTCCGGTCGCCGGCTACCGCCATCATCCACGGGGAGTCGTTCCCGTTCAATACCTTAGCGAAGCGCCCCGCCGGCTGGTTTCGGCAGGGACAGGGCCGAATCCGCCGTGGCATCTGGATCAACGCCTATTGCGAGGCGGTCGGCCCCCCGCATACGCTTGTTGCTTCGGTGCCGGGACGGGTATGGGCGGCTTCCTGATCCACGCGGCCTTCGACGTATTGGCTTGGGCGGCGGCGGGCGCGGCCGGGCTCTGGCTGATGCGTTCGGGGCGTGTTGCGTTTCCGGTGCCGCAGCCGTTGCGGCTGTCCTACCTGGCGGCGCTGGTCTTCGGCGCGGGCCTCGGGGCTGTCGCGTTCGGCACAGCGAACCTCTGGCTTTCGGGCGAGAGCGGCGCGGCCCGCTCGATCGAGGGTGCGGTCGCGGGCGCTATCATTGCGATCGAGGTCTACAAACGCATCGCCGGTATCCGGCAGCGCACCGGTGCGCGCTTCGCGCTGCCCTTCGCGGTCGGCGTCGCGGTCGGGCGGATCGGCTGCTTTCTCTCCGGCCTCGACGACTTCACCTACGGCACGCCGACGACGCTGCCCTGGGCGCATGACTTCGGCGACGGCGTGCAGCGCCATCCGGTGCAGCTTTACGAGAGCCTCGCGATGGCGGCGTTCGCCGCCGTCTATCTGTGGCGTGTGCTGCGCCACGACCGGTTCTTCATCGAGCAGGGCTTCTATCTCGCCGCCGGCTTCTATGGCGCGCAACGCTTCGTGTGGGAGTTCTTCAAGCC is a window encoding:
- a CDS encoding class I SAM-dependent methyltransferase, which encodes MADWGSGYVTDTAYVHDYCRVQTPPILSFAALCKGVAAPGILGEPLRYCDLGCGQGFTANIIAAANARTEVFAADFNPTHIANARGLAQAAGLKNIAFREADFAELSNDTSLPEFDIIALHGVYSWVSAENRRAIVAFIRRRLKSGGAVYISYDTMPGWAGIAPLRRLMLQQHSVSPQASSQKALEQALALVDRLKDAGAQFYKMYPHVTTQLERLRKLPSAYLAHELLTRDWQAFSFADVAAELAEAKLTYLGSAHLMDHVDRVNFTEDQQRLLGGIADPLTNESARDMIVGRQFRRDVFVKGFTRLATLAERERWLQMRLVLSNPAKDVSLTFETPLGTLQLRPEIYRPVIDALAEGPVTVRELIERLPGGKLEWGSLTDAIKVLVGRGDLQVALPAEHEAERAQAAQAFNTVVMGRAKEQAPLAYLASPVTGGGIQVGPFTQLYLHAKRKGVADPITLIANFAAASGRPFEKDGKALSPEEARGELAAKAAHIDAHVVPLLGRLGIV
- a CDS encoding ATP-binding protein, with product MNDRLAGRMGMPRDALLAAQGATSPDAETILGGISDGIVALDNEWRLVYANAAATRIWGRDLTMFMGKSIHDSLGIAEDNKFRLAYMASKHNGEPIAFSGYSEIFAAWVDVRGYPHAEGYIVLFRPASPDSPTVRRTGEREREATRSINQRIFDTSLDLILVVDRQGHFLRVSPSARAILGYKPDDMVGRNAKEFVYAVDLENTRENMRHARRGRDPRIFECRYVHKDGHPVPLTWTGIWSEPDGQYFFIGRDMSERVLLESQLRQAQKMEAVGQLTGGVAHDFNNILTVIIGMTEILAQELGANPELAPIVAAVDEAATRGAQLTQRMLAFARKQPLQARNLDLNEVVTRTASMLHRVLGEDVALKSVLADGLWEALADPSQVEDAVLNLAVNARDAMPNGGELVIETSNAVLDENYAAQNVEVTPGEYVAISITDSGNGMPPEVLERVFEPFFTTKEVGRGTGLGLSMVYGFAKQSRGHVKIYSEVGHGTRVMIYLPRAAAAEEDAETAQPARAHPIGRETILVVEDSHAVRRVAVKILQGLGYQVREAADGPSALAILQELGEIDLLFTDLIMPNGISGQELLTRARALRPALKALFTSGYSAQFIKDKGSTEEGVALLSKPYRSQTLAEAVRAALDA
- a CDS encoding prolipoprotein diacylglyceryl transferase family protein, with the protein product MGGFLIHAAFDVLAWAAAGAAGLWLMRSGRVAFPVPQPLRLSYLAALVFGAGLGAVAFGTANLWLSGESGAARSIEGAVAGAIIAIEVYKRIAGIRQRTGARFALPFAVGVAVGRIGCFLSGLDDFTYGTPTTLPWAHDFGDGVQRHPVQLYESLAMAAFAAVYLWRVLRHDRFFIEQGFYLAAGFYGAQRFVWEFFKPYGTLFGPFTLFHVLSAAVLIYAIVMIATAPKPQESIHERAFA
- a CDS encoding B12-binding domain-containing radical SAM protein encodes the protein MKCPLPVRNKRRVLCVFPIYTPAFGTFQHAYKLMYRVKAFMPPQGLLLIAAYMPESWPVRFIDENIAPATEADFQWADVVLVTGMHIQAEQIRDIARRAHAAGKPVVLGGPSVSASPEMYPEIDYLHVGEMGDATDEIVCAIDASTARPSQQVIANTTERLPLTEFPLPAYDKVPFGRYLLGTVQFSSGCPYLCEFCDIPGLYGRQPRMKSPQQIVDELDFIFAQPNPPATLYFVDDNFIGNRKAAKDMLPHLIEWQKRNHYPVMFACEATLNIAKQTDILALMKEANFVGMFVGIETPEADALDAIKKGHNNAVPMLDSIRTLNSYGLEITSGIILGLDSETPDTEQRLKDFIDLSQIPMLTINLLQALPKTPLWDRLKRDGRLITDDSRESNVVFLRPHDDVVSMWRRSIAYANDPEKLFERFRHQVEATYMNRKVTPAKGKLTWNNLRFGAVMAWRVVLYLMILSDFRKPFWRMVKHALKHGQIDGMMGAAFMGYHLIQFTREALRGDQNASYYSAKKRTTPMAVDRPPARQDEQVAA
- a CDS encoding argininosuccinate synthase — its product is MPQNVKKVVLAYSGGLDTSIILKWLQQTYRAEVVTFTADLGQGEELGPARDKALLLGIKPENIYIEDLREEFVRDYVFPMFRANTVYEGQYLLGTSIARPLIARKQIEIAEKVGADAVAHGATGKGNDQVRFELTYYALKPDVTVIAPWREWDLTSRTRLIEFAEQHQIPIAKDKRGEAPFSVDANLLHASSEGKVLEDPAQETPDYVYSRTDDPEHAPDKPTVIALDFERGDAVAIDGKTMSPATLLTKLNELGKVNGIGRLDLVENRFVGMKSRGMYETPGGTILLAAHRGIESITLDRGAAHLKDELMPKYAELIYNGFWFSPEREMLQAAIDRSQEFVTGRVRLKLYKGSVAVIGRESPYSLYDQELVTFEQGAVAYDHRDAAGFIKLNALRLRTLGQRKRKLKL